The genomic window TGCAAACAAGGTATTTGTTGAAATGTTACAACACAGTGAGTTTTGTTATCTTGGTTTTGAGTTGAACATGTTTTTCTAATGATTTTAACATGCTTGCAAGTAGTAGTATTTGTTGAGAATACAttattttcttgtttggatgagtaaaaattaatatgaatagGGCTTGCCTTTAAGGTGTTTAAAGGATTGATTTAATattcttatcaaaaaaaaaaaaaaaaaggattgatTTAATATGCATGCATTTAGCACGATTTAGATTGCATGGCTGGAATGGTGGAAATTGGCCATTAGTTTGGTGTTGTTAGATAGGCTAAATGGAATGTAACGTGCAACGTGTTTATGTTTATGTAGTATTGGCTATGACAAAGTGGTGTTATTGGATGAGTTTATGTATTAGTCAAAAATTGACAATGTTATATCACTGTGACTGATGTAATTCTTTCCTCTAGCTCTATCTCAAGACATGTTCTCcaagagaaaaattcaaacttcCTTCTGCAACTACCTCAACAACAATCTCAACCTTCATATTTACACAAGATCTATATCCAGTCTCAAAGTAGTATGGCGCAAGGACCCATTACTAGACCAAGCCATAGAACATGATAAACGCTTCAAGCAATGTGCCCGCGTCGTTAAAGAAGTTCTCAATGAACcaggtcaagtcatccctctaCGCTACCTCGAAAAACGCCGCGAAAGGATGCGACTCAAGGTTAAAGTTGAAACCTTTATGAATCAAAACCCTTTTTTATTCGATATCTATTACGATCGCATTAAACCCAAAACTGAACCCGTTAAATTTATCCGGGTCAGCGATCAGCTCCTTCAGTTTCTGGAGGAAGAGAAACAAATTTATAAGGAGAATGAACCGTTAATTGTTTCTAAGTTGTGTAAATTGTTGATGATGTCAAAGAATAAGGTTGTTAGTGCTGATAAATTGCTTCACGTGAAAAGGGAATTTGGTTTCCCTAATGATTTTTTGGTTGATTTGGTTCCTAGGTATCCAGAATATTTTAGGTTAACTGGTTTACCTGGGGAGGGAAAATCGTTTCTTGAATTGGTTAATTGGAACCCTGAGTTTGCAAAATCTGTTATTGAGAAAAGGGCTGAAGAGGAAAGTAGGCTTACTGGGATTAGGGTTAGGCCTAGTTTCAATGTAAAGCTTCCTCCGGGGTTTGTGTTGAAGAAGGAAATGAGGGAGTGGATTAGGGATTGGATGGAGCTTGATTATGTATCACCTTACGAGGATGTTTCACATTTGGAGCAAGCATCAAGAGAGATGGAGAAAAGGTCTGTTGGGGTGTTCCACGAATTGCTTTCTCTTTCGCTGTATAAGAGGGTTCCGGTGCCGATTCTTGGAAAGTTTTGCGAGGAATATAGGTTTTCGAATGCTTTTTCAAGCACTTTTACAAGGCATTCTGGTATATTCTATATGTCGTTGAAAGGTGGGATTGAAACTGCAATGCTGAGAGAAGCATATGAAGGGGATAAGTTGATTGACATTGATCCACTGCTTCAGATAAAAGAGAGATTTGCCGAGTTGCTTAAGGAGGGTTGGCGGCAAAGAGCAGAGCAGTTGAGGTTGaaacaagaaaatattaaacaaGATATGGAACTTGTGGCCACAAGAGTTGCTGAATAATCATATGAAATCGGTGTGTGGATATATGAAGAGCGTTCAATTTGGAAACTTCTCACGAGGTAAAAGCTTGATCATTGCTGGGGAGTACATTACTCCTTACTTTTTATGATTGTTAATCTTCCGATGCATGAACTGTTTTAGGAATGATTGAATGGTAGCCTCTTAGTACCCTATTACTGAAAAGGGCTTCAGTAAAATGTTCTTGGCTTGGCTTTATTATTTCTAGAGATCAAAGTTTTTTGTCCATATTTATGTTGTTGAGACCAATTTCATGTATGTACTCTAGGGTAGAGCAGGATTGCTAT from Trifolium pratense cultivar HEN17-A07 linkage group LG1, ARS_RC_1.1, whole genome shotgun sequence includes these protein-coding regions:
- the LOC123902619 gene encoding protein WHAT'S THIS FACTOR 1 homolog, chloroplastic-like, with protein sequence MFSKRKIQTSFCNYLNNNLNLHIYTRSISSLKVVWRKDPLLDQAIEHDKRFKQCARVVKEVLNEPGQVIPLRYLEKRRERMRLKVKVETFMNQNPFLFDIYYDRIKPKTEPVKFIRVSDQLLQFLEEEKQIYKENEPLIVSKLCKLLMMSKNKVVSADKLLHVKREFGFPNDFLVDLVPRYPEYFRLTGLPGEGKSFLELVNWNPEFAKSVIEKRAEEESRLTGIRVRPSFNVKLPPGFVLKKEMREWIRDWMELDYVSPYEDVSHLEQASREMEKRSVGVFHELLSLSLYKRVPVPILGKFCEEYRFSNAFSSTFTRHSGIFYMSLKGGIETAMLREAYEGDKLIDIDPLLQIKERFAELLKEGWRQRAEQLRLKQENIKQDMELVATRVAE